Part of the Montipora foliosa isolate CH-2021 chromosome 13, ASM3666993v2, whole genome shotgun sequence genome is shown below.
ataatttttttattaataatttttgtttttttacttacaaatcgcttcctctacttacacgactgtacttacattatttacattagaatacttgcgctatttacaaaacaatattttcaccactgtacttaccaatatgatacttaagttacttgcaaaacaatttttacactacttacaatgcagTGATTACACTACGACAGATTAGGTGACAGCACccatttttgttattcttgaCTTGACAACTTAGTTAACAACGCAATCACAAACACAACTGCAGGTTCTCGCCCACGCCTCGCATCCCTCAATCTGTATTTATTGAtgaaaaatttatgtttttaaaacaggaccatttctttttgaaaacatgcatggaGTTATTAACTATCACTTATTTGAAATCTTAGAACTAAAAAGATAGCACTTCTTGCTCAAAAAATTCCAACTGCTCTCTCTCTCTGGTGCCCTTATATCAGCATCAGAGATTCATTCCCATGATACAAGATATGTctcaaataaaaattatttttaaggtATCAGTACATCAACCAAATACAACCAAGAAACATTCTCGTTCTCAGCATCCAAAGTCTGGGAATCGATTCCTGTTAATCTAATAAACTCATCAtaattattaacccattgactccttagAGTGAGACTTTATTCTGTCTAATGTCAAtggattttacttgtcaactggggccAGTTtagggagtcaatgggttaaagtgcCCATCACCTCAAATCAcatttccactttatttattctctgaAATCTTCCCCaatacattgtgttgtttttagaaccttttgattgaaatttcacttttttattggctttgaaagacgggaaaagtggtcatactttcaTCAATAAccaagcaatgaaggggaatggatTTGATACTGGGTTGAcatcacaaattaatttgcattgctGTTTTTAAAGAACTTTCTCAATGCACAGCAGTTTGTGACATCAATCCAGTATCAAACCCAATGCCCTTCATTGCTGGGTTATTGCTCAAAGTATGTccactttttctgtttttcaaagcctataaaagttttcttttcactgtATCATATTAATTTCTTCTATTTACTTTTTATTATAAGAGTTACTGGGTTAACTAGTGCAAGAATGTggaaatagaggaattgtgttGAAGTTGAAGCTGAAAGCCCCGGTTATCATTGTCTTGCAcattacaaaaaagaaaagattgcaTTAAAAATCACCATCAAGATGAATTTACAAGTGCTTGCTTTGCAAGCTACTTACGTTTGGAAAGTTAGTCGTGTTGGACTGGGTACTGGACTGGGAGTAAGGCTCCTTGCATTTCGACTAGAGACTCCCTGGCAAaagattgaaaacaaaacaacaaataaaaattaCCATAAAAACTCCACTAAactataatttattattcttgGCTTTCTGTGGACAGGACAACCTGCGAGGAGATGGTATTCATTCTGCAGGTGTAAACACTGCTTAGCCTCAGCCCTGGACCCGGGGCTTAGAAGACTGAGTGTCTTCTGGAGGATTAGGGTGGTCCAAATGAATGAAGATGcctgcataataataacaacaacaataacaataataataaataaataataattggtATAAAGCAGTTCCTAAAGTTcatgaaaaataaaactgaTAATGGACCAAGTATATAATTTATATCTCATgcaaagatacaaaattatatctTTAGGTTCTTTTTAAAGGAATAAACTAAGTTGCTGATCCTAACTCACAGTGGGAGAGAACTTCACAGCCTAGGTGCTATGATCAATGAAAGATCCCCACCCAAAAAAGTTTTGCGATAGAAGGACACCAACAAGTGACAATTTACTTAACACTTACTCTTTGACTGGGTGGTGACGAGGATGCCGACAGAGGGAAAGCATTCCTGTGCTCATCGAAAGAATTCCTTCTCTCCAACATTTGAATGTCACTATTCTTGTCATGATCCTGCAAGATAAATTACACAGACATAAACAAGTTCGTGAACTGTTCAACTTTAACAAACTGATGCACTATAAAGTATAATAATTTACCTACTTAACAACAcctaggtccactcaaaaactattttCACTTTTACCCTGTCCCTCCTGAGAGAtatatcttattagatgttttggtgtgtagtatcgctgattattatatggctctgtctcacgaggactgggaactacaaaatttacaaatttgattggctaaaatcgatattgaccgcagtctagattttcccatctagaccggcatctagaccggtaatgttttgcggtgaaaagatgcaaactaaaatgcaaaaatattgagtattttcttctaccaatatttatttatggaagtgccaaacagcatgatgacaaaagagaggatgacgagcaaactttgacagaattaagttcatctcatcgccactcatcgccgttcgcaagcaaaatgtcagttagtacaaaccagttacattaaacgaattaaattgttcttgtttgccatataataaacatctcattaaccgagctaggtcggtctgtatgggagaatcttgacctcggtcgctggtacagacctcactgcgttcggtctgtactggcgacctcggtcaagattctcccatacagacctcccgctcggttaataagaactaagtattgTGAcaagttgtgctgtattttgatgAGCCCAATAcggcgagtcaaaatacaaacaacgagtagaaatactcagcgatactacacaccaaaacatctaacaggctatttattatccaactttttttgcaCTTAATTTTTAgagttagggtttagggttagggttagggtaaacAACCGAGAATGTGTGACAAATTTGTGCGCGCGGGACAATGTCAGCAACTAAACTAGTCAAActggttctctactgtacaatacCCAAGTGTAAAGAGAACTACCtggttttacgagacatctggtttgtctcttctactgggcaaacctgcccagagggaaggagcacgaacaggaccaagacaatatcgtggaatatttgtacttgtttcttgcattttttgtacaataactaatacatactgtataacaccagatgatttagCTCATCAATGGGAGCTGGGTCAGGGGGTGATTGGgttaattaacaactattcactgaaatggaggtggctagtggtggtaAATaccgaggtaaatatccacgaCTAGCCGCCACTAGCCACTGATTTAGAATAATTATCCTAAAATGgcgagataatatagcacaaaaaaatgattttaactcatttattcctgcaatgatTACAATGTTTCAGGtgcaaatcccgcgcgagttgctAACAGGTGAAAAGCAAAGGATATTCAGACtttgggtagccaatcagagcaggCCTTCAGtactatccactgttttaacATATACTAGAACTGACTAGGCACTTATTGTTCAGCTAAGAACAAGAAGATGCTATTTTTGAGACTTAAAAAGTTCAAGACACCAAGATCAAGTTGTGCAAAACCAATTTAGCACCAATCATCATGTCAGAATAATCAATGTGCCATCTTGCCTGCCACATACAAAAGAAGGTCTTCCACCTTTACTTGGGTATCTTAGGAGATGGTATCAGGGAACATAAGAAGTGACATGACTattgttaaaaaataaaatcaccgCAGAGTCCAATCTTTGATAAGTTGCACTCTGCTTACaatgtaaataacttggatacAGCCTCTGattcctgggcccggttgttcaaaggccaattaacgctaatcccagattaaaaattaaccaaggagtttatttctctattcctaaatgctgttcaatgctgatatttggcaaaactttacataagaagaagtcaatcttgaaaaacaaaaataagcaaaagaaactttcaccaaaaagttgaaaacattaaacaatagtttacgctaatcctggattaagttaattggctttcgaacaaccgggcccagtacTGGTAAGTGACCAAAGGGTcttcaaaacttgaaaatatGACTCATTTCAGTGCAACTTACCAAGGTCCAGTCATTGATGGAATTTGAGAGAATAAGTTCACtacaaaaggacaaaaaataaatgattGCTCAACTGCAATGTGGATAGCAATATATTTGAGTTTACCTCTGGGTACGACATTGGCACAATGTTCTATTTACACTTCCCTTGATCATTGTTATTTCGGTTGTTTCATAGTTGTAGTATGTGTTCAGTGAGTCCCACGGATTCACTGAGCTcgagcaataaaaaaattacttccttTGTAAGACTAAAAACGTTCATCATGGCTATCGCAAGATTGTGGTATACTCTGGTCGAACTGCCACGAATTTGTATTGTGCTCAGCCAACATTTATGCAGATTGATAATTAACTTAAATAATGTTGGATTAAAATAGCTTAAAATCCACCTTTCAACTTGTCTTTCCCGACTTGCATCATCCATGCTTTCTTCCTATCGAACAAAAATGAAATGACAATGTACAACCTTTCGAGATCTCCTAAAAGGTACATACGCTTCAGTAACCATTTGCTATGAGCTTGATAATAAAGTTCAAATTTGTGTACACTTCTAAAATTATTCATCATATATATAAGCTTGCAAACTTCGATAGAATAAGTAGTAAGAGTTCTGCACATACCCTTTTGATCTGCTCAATTCTTGATGCCGGCGATCCCTAAAACAATGCATTCAGCAAAAGGTGGTAAGGGATCAGACACACAGAATGAAGTCTAAAGAAATAATTGACATTCGTTCGCGGAATTTTCATCATATTAATTACTACTCACCACATTCAAAGCCATTTGACTAGTTGAAAAGCGTCTTTGTCTCGCCGTTTGTATCGGTTGGAAGATAGGAATGGCCTCACTTATCCCTGCAGCACTTACATTAGGTGCTGAGTTAGATCTTCGCAGCGTATTAGAAGGTAAATGGCTTAAATCGTCCGTCTCCATTGCGTTAGCCGCCATATTCCTTTCGGCGCAAAAGTAGACCAAATGTAAGCGCGCAAGGGATTGTCCCGGTTCATCGTTTCCGCTTTTGGCCAGTCTCCGGAAGTAGACTAACTTGCTTCCGTCTCTGGAGAAAGTGAATATATCACCTGGCTTCTGAGGACTAAGGCTGGGTTCACACTTGGTGCCCgaactaatttatttattttttttttttatttatttattttttgccacagaaagaagaaattaaaatacaaatatgaacaatcaaaaaagagaagatggaaagaaaaattattgaattacattggtggcgaggaggcctaaaagaaactactaagcttatgtaaattaggcctccccaagtaaaagcatctatctattgttgacatgcaagtacaattgttacaaacatttagttatttaacgtgttgaaatataaagtaatgaacggaaattaaaaacagtttaaacttacaagttggtaatgaagcatacaattacaaacacttagtcatttaattaaggtgttgaaatatgtaaacagttgtgaaagtaaaattacagggtgaaaacaatttgacacaggaagaacaaaatacttaattttcagaatagttgttaaaaaagaatgacttaagtgctttcttgaaggaagctgttgaggaagaattcattatatcaatgtcaagagaattgtaaaatttaggtccctgatagaaaacagaaaattgtttaatgttagtCCGACAGAAAGGCAGACGAAATGCATGAGAGTTTCTCGAATAATATGTGTGAATTTGACTGTTTAGAGTGAATTTGCCACGGAACTAATGAAAAAGTGCCCATTTCAGTGCCAGAGTACAAGGCCTCGACCTTGTACTCTGGCACAGTCACTGTGCCCGCATTCTGGCGTGAGTACTTGAGTACTAATTCTCAGGGAATTGAGCTtatgtttcggtggaaaaacaaggttactgatcacatgagtgaaaacactctattccACCACCACTGTATTTAAAATCGTGAGGGTTGGAAAACCTCTACATCTACTAATACTTTTAAATGACAGAATATAATATAAAATGTATTAAACAACTAAAATTGAAAAGTGTGTATTTGTGTACCCCGTACATGTATTCCATTCGCAAAGAGTGGTAGCGGAATGCAAGATATTGTGGTTTGGTTTCTGTTGTGTGCCCCTTGTCACCTGGGTGGTGAAACTCCAATAAACTAGTTTCCCACCCAAGTGGGTTCTATTCGTCATCATAGGGGACAAGTTCTTTGATAGGCAGGCAgcgtggcccagtggttagggcgcttgcctagcctgcgtggcaggcgctaGAAAGGGGATCAGGctagcgcttgccttgagatccggatatcccgggttcaagactcactctgatcactcgttgaatttgttcctggtagtcccaggttcaacttcccagttgcacttgtaaatagccaactggtttgcctccggccagttgggattcttaacagttgttgttataGTTTCGTtgattggccctgaaaagcccctatggggagcggtcaattaagtatgtatatatgtatgtatatctCAGGGCTTTTTACGGAAGCAAAgaaggtttaaaaaaatatgaaagaaaaatgaaacaCATCAAGCTTTCCTGATCTGGAAACATCAGTTAACAAAGAATTTGACAAACAGAATATTAGGATTTTCGTAAAAACTCCATGGGAATTGGGTCTCCTTACAAGTTTAAAAGCCATAATTAAGTGAAATACGATCCGATCATCCAGCAGTGAGTGTAATTCTGAGTAGGACTGTTTAGGATTGATTGACGTTtcaacctgagtggaagtcatcgACAGAGTGAAGTGATTTGTGTGACGTCAGTAGACAGCCTCCCACTCTGGCACTCTAAGGGAtccgtcacgcgttcctcccccacgagcCTTggggctgggggggggggggggtggaacgcgtgacgaatccCTTAGAGAGTATGAGTGGGAGGCTAGTCAGTGGATGGTCTAAACACTGGTTgttgatgtgattggtcaacTAAGTTGTAATCATCATGATCAAGACTCAATTATGACGAGCTCAGGGtccataattgtttttttacttattaCCTCGGCGGAGGTTGAACCTCCGCTAAGGTTATGATCGGTTAGACGAGAATTTAGTTCGCACCTCGAAGAGACGCAACGCGGGAAAAGGATGTTAGCAATAATATTGGTTATGACCTTCAATCAGTCATCAAGTGCATACTGTGAGAAACATTAAATCCCTTACACCGATATAACCAAGACCGCTCTTAGGATACTGATACCACTTTTGTAGGGGACCTAGTGTACTATGTCAAACCACCTCTCTTGAATCTATCAGTAAGTGATAAATAACAAATTGTCTTCAACATGAAGTGCATTGAAGTACTGGGGTATTTGCGCATGCACGAATGGATAAACTATTAAAAATACTGGAAGCGGTACCTCGGTGCTTTTTGCTGGAGCAAATCAACAAGAACGTAACCTCAATCTGGCACTTACGCTTTAGTGATGTCAGTTAATTATTCACCTGGTTGTAAAAGTTCCAAAAGATTTGTtattctttcaaacattttgtaAATCATTCAAATATGTTACCAATTTTCTATCACTTCGTCATagttaattatgcatgtttcgcttAGTTGTTATATAGTTCTAACGCTTTTCCAAACACTTTGTAACGGACGATGTTTGTCgccttgtttttaaaaatttcaatttatttttttctctctcgaCCATTGACAAATCCCTTTTCCGACAAACACTCAATTGACCAGTTGCAAATTCTCATGGTTAGATTGGATATAGCATGAAACGGAGGCTAATGCGCGGGAAATAATTTGTTTGTGAAAatgcctccatttcatgctcgatCCTATCCAACCGTTGGAATACGAAACTTATGCCCTCGTGCTTTTATGTGGAACAAATAACAGTGCACAGCAAAAGTGAAAACCTACAACATGCGCATGCGCGCGCTCATAAGTTAGAGCTGATGACAGGCTGATAGAATTTCGGAATAGAGAACAACCCATTCATGTCCAGTACCCAATATAGGAATCCACTTCCGGTCTCCACCAGGGCATTTCTTACAGTGTAACCTATTAAAGCAAGCAGGCGTTCAAAGGGACAGGGAGCAAGCGGGGAGAAGGAAACGATCCGTTAAAATTGAACATAATTTTTTCTCGTTGTTGTCTTTTTAAGATTCATTTCCAAACATTTTACTCCTAGAGGAAGcgcctctgctcgcagggtacagTGGATGCTTCTTCCAGTCCAACAGTGAGAACTAGACAATAATATGTTCGACGATTGGAAGTTGGCAATACTAGGAAAATGAACTGAAGTCAAAGTTCGTACTCAGACAATCTCATTGCACAACGAAATGAACCAATCAAGAGCAGGAAAAATATATGATAACTAGCGCAAAACGAAGGAAAACGTCTTGTAATTAGTTTCCTTCTATAATTGGTTcattctcgtacccagagctgcgatcctcttggccagcgccacggatcgagccgtggcgctggccaagaggatcgcagctctgggtacgagaatgTAATTGGTTGACAAAGGAGCGGAAGTATGCGCATTACGAAACGTTTATCAAGGCCTTGCAATAGACCCTTTTACCGTTCTGTACTcggttaccaggcctttgaataaaagcgaggctatGTAAATGAGAACTCGTTAGCATTACAACGTGATTTACATAAG
Proteins encoded:
- the LOC137982033 gene encoding PABIR family member 2-like, which translates into the protein MAANAMETDDLSHLPSNTLRRSNSAPNVSAAGISEAIPIFQPIQTARQRRFSTSQMALNVGSPASRIEQIKREESMDDASRERQVESELILSNSINDWTLDHDKNSDIQMLERRNSFDEHRNAFPLSASSSPPSQRGVSSRNARSLTPSPVPSPTRLTFQTRRSLSPVCLRPSSLLLKRKCPSEGLVEPGVSPLKRLCDVSPVNISPDIPCESTHLNFDDDNNLVNEDPHNSSASDSSSLSSSSSSLNMTPLLLGEVPRLPFPGYRSKFTPPRSPLAGPSTTQNHPRALGNSPSCFTFAPVRD